A region of Aquarana catesbeiana isolate 2022-GZ linkage group LG08, ASM4218655v1, whole genome shotgun sequence DNA encodes the following proteins:
- the GABARAPL1 gene encoding gamma-aminobutyric acid receptor-associated protein-like 1 has product MKFQYKEDHPYEYRKKEGEKIRKKYPDRVPVIVEKAPKARVPDLDKRKYLVPSDLTVGQFYFLIRKRIHLRPEDALFFFVNNTIPPTSATMGQLYEDNHEEDCFLYVAYSDESVYGK; this is encoded by the exons ATGAAATTTCAGTACAAAGAGGATCACCCCTACGAGTATaggaagaaagagggagagaagatCAGGAAAAAATACCCAGACAGGGTGCCA GTAATTGTTGAAAAGGCTCCTAAAGCTCGTGTCCCTGACTTGGACAAGAGGAAATATCTTGTACCATCAGACCTCACTG TTGGACAGTTTTACTTTCTAATCCGGAAGCGGATACACCTTCGACCAGAAGACGCGCTGTTCTTCTTTGTCAACAACACCATTCCCCCAACGAGTGCCACCATGGGACAGCTGTACGAG GATAACCATGAAGAAGATTGCTTCCTGTATGTGGCTTATAGTGACGAGAGTGTGTATGGCAAGTGA